In the Halorubrum ruber genome, GGGCCGCGCGGAACGCGGGTGACGGTGTCGGTTCCGGTGGTCGCAGCTGAGTGAGGCGAGCAAAAATAAAATAGTCGACACCTACGAAAACAGCGAATTCGGACGTTTCAGTCGCTCTGAATTCGGGGGGCTAACATAAATGTCACATTTCCAAGGCCCTCTGCGAAGCCGTAGTGGAGCTTGACGGGGAACTCCTCGCCGAGCTCGACGGTGACCTCGGCGTCGGAGGGGATCGCCTTGTTCATGTCCTTCAGGTAGTCGAGGCTGAACAGCGAGTCGGCGGGGCCGGCGGTGAGCGCGATGAGGTCCTCGCGGTCGAGCTTGAGGTTGACGTCGTCGGTGTCGCCCTCGGCCTCGATGAAGAACGCCTCGTCGGTCTCGTCGACGCGGAGGCGGATGTGGTCGGAGACCATGTCGGCGGCCTTGATCCCGCGGTCGAGCTGGGCGCCCTCGACGACGATCTCGGAGGCGAGGTCGAGGTCCGGGATGTCCGGCTCCTGGCGGATCGAGTCGGGGTCGATGAGCGCGAGGGTGTACGAGAGGCCGTCGATCTCGATGTGGAGCTTGCGGGTCTCCTCGTCGAGTTCGAGGTGGATCAGGTCGCCGGAGTTGGCCATGCCGGCGATGTCCTCCAAGCGGGCGAGGTTGACGCCGATGACGCCGCCGTCGGCGTCGTACGACTCGAACGCGGCCGCCTCCAGCGTGAGGTCGACCATGCCGACGTTGGCGGGGTCGACGGCCCGGATCGAGAGCTCCTCCTCGTTCAGGCGGATCTTACACTCGTCGACCAACACGCTCACCGAATCGAGCGCGTCCTGAAACGTCGACGCGCCCACGATGGCCTTGAACATATACGTTCAGCTTGGGCGGTATCACCTAAAAAGGCACCCGATCGGAGCGGCGACCGGCCGCTCACAGCGACCGGATGAGACGGGCGACGACGACCGCGAGCGTGACGACGGTCCGCCACAGTCGGAGCCGTTCGAGCCGGTATTCGCGTGCGTCGGGGTCGACCGAGTCGTCGCCCTCGCCGTCCGGTTCGCGGTCGCGTTCGCAGGCCGCGTCACCGTCGGGTCGGTCGGGCGGCGGGTCGGTGGCTCGGTCCGGTTCCTCCCGAGGCCCCCGGTCGGATGCGTCGCGGTCGGTCCCGTCGTAGCTCGGCGGTCCCTCGCGGTCGGCCGCGTCGCACTCGGTCAGCTTCGGTTCGGCGTCGGTGTACTCGGTCAGCTTCGGTTCGGCGTCGGTGCGCTCGGTCGCCGGCAGTGGCTCGTCGATCATGTGGGCTCTCGGCCGCGATAGGCCGTACGCGATGATACGAGGTTAATTTATAAATAAACGAGCCGAACGCAAGGCGAAACTGAAACTCGTGCGAGCGGGCGGGTCCCTCACCGGCCGCCGCCCGTCGTTCGTCTCCCTCAGATCAGGGGCTCGACGAGCTCGCGCCCCTCTGCGAGCAGGTCGTCGACGGCGGCCTCGGAGTCGGCCTCGGCGTACACCCGGAGCTTCGGCTCGGTGCCCGAGGGGCGGACGAGCAGCCACGAGCCGCTTTCCAATAGGAGCTTGAACCCGTCGAGGGTGACGACCTTCGCGACGGGGGAGCCGCAGACGGACTCCGGAATGTGGTCTTCGAGCTCGTCGAGGACGCCTTCCTTCCGGTCGTCGGGGCAGTCGAGCGACACCTTCCCGGCCGCGATGCGCCCGTGCTCGTTGAGCAGGCGGTCGACGCGCGCGTCGAACGGCTCGGCGGCGTGGGTCGCGGCCGCGAGCAGCGCCATCAGCACGCCGTCCTTCTCGCGGACGTGGCCGCGGAGGGTGAACCCGCCCGACTCCTCGCCGCCGAACAGCGCGTCGTGTTCGCCCATCGCCTCGGCGACCCACTTGAAGCCGACCGGCGTCTCGTACACGTCTTCGCCGTGCGCCTCCGCGATGCGGTCGACGAGGAACGTCGTCGAGACGGTGCGGACCGCGGGCCCCGAGTCGGTCTCTAGGAGGCGGTCGTAGCAGGCGGCGTAGAAGAGGTTCGCGTCGAGGACGCCGCGCTCGGGCGTGACGACCGCGATCCGATCGGCGTCGCCGTCGTTCGCGATTCCGAGGTCGACGTCGCTGTCAGGGTTCGTGACGCGCTCGGCGAGCGCTTCGAGGTGTTCGGCCGACGGCTCGGGAGAGTCGCCGCCGAAGGTCACGTCGCGCTCGCAGCGCAGGCGGACGACCTCCGCGCCGGCCGACTCCAGCAGCGCGTCAGTGACGCCGCGCCCGCTCCCGTGCATCGCGTCGTACGCGACCGTGAGCCCGGAGAGGTCGAGCGCGTCGCCGGTGCCGGGGGCGGCGACGCGCCCCACGAGGTCGCGGGCGGCGTCCGCGTGGTCGCTCACGAGGTCGACGCGTTCGATCTCGCCGCGCTCGGCCTCGGGCAGGAGGTCCGGCTCCGCGAGGCGGTCGACGACGTCCTCGGTGACGTCCGGGAGTGCGGGCGCGCCGTCGTGCGGGATGAACTTCACGCCGTTGTACTCGGGCGGGTTGTGCGAGGCCGTGACCATACACGCGCCGGCGAGTCCGCGATCGACGATGGCGTACGCGATGACGGGCGTCGGCGCGTCGCGCTCGGGGAGGAGTACGTCGAAGCCGTTGCCGGCGAGCACCTCGGCGAGGCTCTCTGCGAACCCCTCCGAGGTCTCGCGGGCGTCGTACCCCACGGCGACCGGTTCGTCGTGGCCCGCCGCGTCGAGGTGGTCCGCGACCGCCTGTCCGACGATCCGCACGCGCTCGTCGGTGAAGGTGTCGAGCGTCGCCCGCCAGCCGTCCGTGCCGAAGGAGATCTGATCCATGTCGCCCACGTCGGCGGCGGGGACAATAATGCCCGGTGTCGCTCGCGAGGCTTGCGCGGCCAAATCGATAGCGGCTGTTTATAAATCAACTGCGGTGGCGCGTGCCGGTGAGCGCCCGAAGGGCGCGAATCGCACGCGCGAGGGAGTCGGCCGACCACAGGGAGGCCGACGAGGCTGGGGAGGTGTGAGGTGCTGTGCGGTCGCGGGGCGGGACTCAAAGGGGCAGTCGGGAGGACGCCGTAGGCGACGTAAGCACCGCAACGAGGAAGCGAACGAAGTGAGCGACCGAGTGAGGAGCGCAGCGAGCGTACGGCGTCCTCCCGACTGGGGCTTTGGAGGTAGTCGCCGTCGATCAGGAGGTGTCAGCGTATAGCCGAGCGGCTGGGGCTTTGGCGGTGTTCGCCGTCGATCTCTGGTCTCCCGCTTATAAACAATCGACTGGGATTTAAAAATACGAAACGCTCCCCAGCGCCGCTGACGAACCGCCGCCGATCAGAACTTCGTACCCGGACCGCTTCGATCGCCTCCGTTTTTATTACTCGCCCCCGAACCCGGATTATGACCCGAATCGTCGCCGTCTCCGGCAGTCGGAGCGCGGACAGCACCACCCGGGCCGCGCTCCGCGTCGCGCTCGGCGCCGCGGCCGACGCCGGCGCGGAGACCGACCTGATCGACCTCGCCGCCGTCGACCTCCCGCTGTACCACCCCGACGAGGGCGCGCAGGGCGACAGCGAGGCGCTGAAGCGCCGCGTCCGCGAGGCCGACGGCGTCCTCGCGGGCACGCCCGTCTACCGCGGCTCCTACTCGTCGACGTTCAAGAACTTCCACGACTTCTGCGGCTCCGACGAGTACGAGAACACCGCGGTCGGCCTCCTCGCGACAGCGGGCGGCGGCTCCTACGGCGGCACGCTCGAACACCTCCGCTCGACGTTCCGGAACGTCCACGCGTGGACCGTCCCCCACGAGGTCGGTATCCAGGGCGCCTCGTCGAAGGTCGAGACGGGCGCGGCCGCTGCCACCTCAGACGGCGGGCCGCGGATCACCGACGACGACCTCCGCCGCCGCACCGAGCGGCTCGGGCGAGTCGTCCTCGAACACGCCGAGCGGCTGCGGGAACGCCCGGCGACGGACGCGTGACGGCCGGCGACGGACGCGTGACGGCCGGCGACGGACGCGTGATCGCCGCCACCGACGCGCCGCACCCGGCAGGGATTTCCCCCGCGAGACCGACCCTCCGCCGATGAGTCGCATCCGCCCGGCCGAACTGGACGAGCGCCTCGGCACCGACGACGAGCCGTTCCTGCTGGACATCCGCCCCGAGGCGGACTTCGAGGCCGGCGCGATCGACGGGAGCCGGAACGTGCCGGTGTACGACGAACTCCGCGGCGGCGACGACGCCGCGCTCCGCCGGCGGCTCGACGAGGTCCCCGACGACCGCGAGGTCGTCACCG is a window encoding:
- a CDS encoding DNA polymerase sliding clamp — translated: MFKAIVGASTFQDALDSVSVLVDECKIRLNEEELSIRAVDPANVGMVDLTLEAAAFESYDADGGVIGVNLARLEDIAGMANSGDLIHLELDEETRKLHIEIDGLSYTLALIDPDSIRQEPDIPDLDLASEIVVEGAQLDRGIKAADMVSDHIRLRVDETDEAFFIEAEGDTDDVNLKLDREDLIALTAGPADSLFSLDYLKDMNKAIPSDAEVTVELGEEFPVKLHYGFAEGLGNVTFMLAPRIQSD
- a CDS encoding phosphoglucomutase/phosphomannomutase family protein, encoding MDQISFGTDGWRATLDTFTDERVRIVGQAVADHLDAAGHDEPVAVGYDARETSEGFAESLAEVLAGNGFDVLLPERDAPTPVIAYAIVDRGLAGACMVTASHNPPEYNGVKFIPHDGAPALPDVTEDVVDRLAEPDLLPEAERGEIERVDLVSDHADAARDLVGRVAAPGTGDALDLSGLTVAYDAMHGSGRGVTDALLESAGAEVVRLRCERDVTFGGDSPEPSAEHLEALAERVTNPDSDVDLGIANDGDADRIAVVTPERGVLDANLFYAACYDRLLETDSGPAVRTVSTTFLVDRIAEAHGEDVYETPVGFKWVAEAMGEHDALFGGEESGGFTLRGHVREKDGVLMALLAAATHAAEPFDARVDRLLNEHGRIAAGKVSLDCPDDRKEGVLDELEDHIPESVCGSPVAKVVTLDGFKLLLESGSWLLVRPSGTEPKLRVYAEADSEAAVDDLLAEGRELVEPLI
- a CDS encoding NADPH-dependent FMN reductase — encoded protein: MTRIVAVSGSRSADSTTRAALRVALGAAADAGAETDLIDLAAVDLPLYHPDEGAQGDSEALKRRVREADGVLAGTPVYRGSYSSTFKNFHDFCGSDEYENTAVGLLATAGGGSYGGTLEHLRSTFRNVHAWTVPHEVGIQGASSKVETGAAAATSDGGPRITDDDLRRRTERLGRVVLEHAERLRERPATDA
- a CDS encoding rhodanese-like domain-containing protein codes for the protein MSRIRPAELDERLGTDDEPFLLDIRPEADFEAGAIDGSRNVPVYDELRGGDDAALRRRLDEVPDDREVVTVCKMGIVAKRATRVLDDAGYEAATLSGGMSGWNGYERGSLGYKIRSLWWRLRG